The following proteins are co-located in the Xiphophorus hellerii strain 12219 chromosome 2, Xiphophorus_hellerii-4.1, whole genome shotgun sequence genome:
- the rhcgb gene encoding LOW QUALITY PROTEIN: ammonium transporter Rh type C-like 2 (The sequence of the model RefSeq protein was modified relative to this genomic sequence to represent the inferred CDS: deleted 3 bases in 3 codons) yields the protein MGAAQSFRDMCDRTKNTNVRFSLPAVCVVWQTAMIILFGIFIRYNEESDPHWIEHKKLKNISSDIENDFYFRYPSFQDVHVMIFVGFGFLMTFLKRYSFGGVGFNFLIAAFGLQWALLMQGWFHSLDYTDGKIKIGIENLINADFCVAGCLIAYGALLGKVSPVQLMVLTLFGITLFAVEEYIILNLIHARDAGGSMVIHTFGAYYGLSISWMLYRPNLDQSSRLQGSVYHSDVFATIGTLFLWMFWPSFNSAITDHGDGQHRAVINTYLALASTVLTTVAMSSLFQKTGKLDMVHVQNSTLAGGVAVGTAAEFMLMPYGSLIVGFCCGVISTLGYIYISPFLEKYMKVQDTCGVHNLHAMPGVIGGIVGAITAAAASESVYGHEGLVKTFDFEGAFEKMEPTTQGGHQAGGLCVALIFGIGGGMIVGAILRLPIWGDPADDNCFDDETYWEVPEDEESIPPVLQYNNHMRNKDIADTNFSMEPYPRTRS from the exons ATGGGGGCTGCCCAGAGCTTCAGGGATATGTGCGACCGCACGAAGAATACTAATGTTCGCTTCAGTTTGCCTGCAGTGTGTGTGGTGTGGCAAACGGCCATGATCATTCTGTTTGGGATTTTTATTCGATATAATGAAGAATCA GACCCACACTGGATTGAGCACAAAAAACTCAAGAATATATCAAGTGACATAGAGAATGACTTCTACTTCAGATATCCAA GTTTCCAAGACGTACACGTGATGATATTTGTAGGGTTTGGGTTCCTGATGACGTTTTTGAAGCGTTACAGCTTCGGTGGAGTGGGTTTCAACTTCCTGATTGCCGCCTTCGGCCTCCAGTGGGCGCTGCTGATGCAGGGCTGGTTCCACTCCTTGGACTACACTGATGGGAAGATCAAAATTGGGATTGAAAA CCTTATCAATGCAGATTTCTGTGTAGCCGGCTGCCTGATCGCATATGGAGCTCTGCTGGGAAAGGTCAGCCCGGTCCAGCTGATGGTTTTGACTCTGTTTGGAATAACACTTTTTGCTGTAGAGGAATACATCATCTTGAATCTCATCCAT GCCAGGGATGCTGGGGGCTCCATGGTGATCCACACTTTTGGAGCTTACTATGGACTTTCCATTTCATGGATGCTCTATCGGCCTAACCTGGACCAGAGCTCACGCTTACAAGGCTCCGTGTATCATTCAGATGTCTTTGCTACGATTG gtacCCTCTTCTTGTGGATGTTCTGGCCCAGCTTCAACTCAGCAATCACAGATCATGGTGATGGGCAGCACAGAGCGGTCATCAACACTTACCTGGCTTTGGCCTCAACTGTGCTCACCACAGTGGCTATGTCAAGCCTCTTCCAGAAA ACTGGAAAACTAGATATG GTTCACGTCCAGAACTCAACACTTGCTGGAGGCGTTGCAGTAGGAACAGCAGCTGAGTTCATGCTGATGCCCTACGGATCTCTT ATCGTTGGCTTCTGCTGTGGTGTTATCTCCACACTTGGATACATATACATCAGT CCTTTCCTGGAGAAGTACATGAAGGTCCAAGACACCTGTGGAGTCCACAATCTCCATGCCATGCCAGGTGTTATAGGTGGTATCGTTGGAGCTATCACCGCTGCAGCTGCGTCAGAGTCTGTTTATGGACATGAAGG GTTGGTGAAGACTTTTGACTTCGAAGGGGCTTTTGAGAAGATGGAGCCCACAACGCAGGGAGGTCACCAGGCCGGAGGCCTCTGTGTGGCTCTCATCTTCGGTATAGGAGGAGGCATGATAGTCG GAGCCATCTTGAGATTACCCATCTGGGGAGATCCTGCAGATGACAACTGCTTTGATGATGAGACTTACTGGGAG GTGCCAGAAGACGAGGAGAGTATCCCACCTGTCCTGCAATACAACAACCACATGCGGAACAAAGACAT TGCTGATACAAATTTCTCCATGGAGCCATATCCCAGGACCCGATCTTGA